A DNA window from Methylobacterium sp. NMS14P contains the following coding sequences:
- a CDS encoding response regulator yields the protein MTSKPRALAGRRVLLVEDDYFIAVDLKSGFEEGGAQVLGPVASVGEALALIAGTAEIDAAVLDINLQDELVYPVADALHARGVPFLFATGYDPVAVPSLHGAVALCQKPIDPQTVARALFG from the coding sequence ATGACCTCGAAACCACGCGCGCTGGCCGGCAGGCGGGTCCTGCTGGTCGAGGACGATTACTTCATCGCCGTCGATCTCAAATCCGGCTTCGAGGAAGGCGGCGCCCAGGTCCTGGGTCCGGTCGCCAGCGTCGGCGAGGCGCTGGCGCTGATCGCCGGCACGGCCGAGATCGACGCCGCGGTCCTCGACATCAACCTGCAGGACGAGCTGGTCTACCCCGTGGCCGACGCGCTGCACGCGCGCGGCGTGCCCTTCCTGTTCGCGACGGGCTACGACCCGGTCGCCGTGCCGTCGCTCCACGGCGCCGTGGCTCTCTGCCAGAAGCCGATCGACCCGCAGACCGTGGCGCGCGCGCTGTTCGGCTGA
- a CDS encoding sensor histidine kinase has protein sequence MSEACIFSAGCSELADLVRTYRWADTPLGPIADWPQSLVFAVSTLLQSPVPIVLLWGEDGIMIYNDAYSGFAGGRHPELLGSKVREGWPEVADFNDNVMRVGLAGGTLSYRDQELTLHRYGRPERVWMNLDYSPVFGEDGRPAGVIAIVVESTERVLAERRLRASEELFRTLAQGIPQLVWRAAIDGACIWSSPQWQAYTGQTDATSLGWGWLEAVHPGDEAVAEAAWREAPLSGHLSFEHRLRNAAEDRFCWFQTRAAPVRDARGRIVEWLGTSTDIDDLRQLQERQQVMVAELQHRTRNLLGVVRSIAKQTMAQTGPGETFRQRFNDRLSALSRVQGLLSRSDQEPITLRALIETELAALDAPAMPARIRLHGPVVRLRKATVQTFALALHELATNALKYGALTTAHGRLSVTWRTYRADDGGGRLLVEWVEEGLVRGPELADAPPRGGYGRELIEHALPYALKATTSYELGATALHCSINIPLPEGEAAGNPA, from the coding sequence ATGAGCGAGGCCTGCATCTTCTCGGCCGGCTGCAGCGAACTCGCCGACCTCGTCCGGACCTACAGGTGGGCGGACACGCCCCTCGGTCCCATCGCCGACTGGCCGCAGAGCCTGGTCTTCGCGGTCAGCACGCTGCTGCAATCGCCGGTGCCGATCGTGCTGCTCTGGGGCGAGGACGGCATCATGATCTACAACGACGCCTATTCGGGCTTCGCGGGCGGGCGCCATCCCGAACTCCTCGGCTCCAAGGTGCGCGAAGGTTGGCCGGAGGTCGCCGACTTCAACGACAACGTCATGCGCGTCGGCCTGGCCGGTGGGACGCTGTCGTACAGGGATCAGGAACTCACCCTGCACCGCTACGGCCGGCCCGAGCGGGTCTGGATGAATCTCGACTATTCGCCGGTCTTCGGCGAGGACGGGCGCCCCGCCGGCGTCATCGCCATCGTGGTCGAGAGCACCGAGCGGGTGCTGGCCGAGCGCCGCCTGCGCGCGAGCGAGGAGCTGTTCCGCACCCTCGCCCAGGGCATTCCGCAGCTCGTCTGGCGCGCGGCGATCGACGGCGCCTGCATCTGGTCGAGCCCGCAGTGGCAGGCCTATACCGGGCAGACCGACGCGACGAGCCTCGGCTGGGGTTGGCTGGAGGCGGTCCATCCGGGCGATGAGGCGGTCGCCGAGGCCGCGTGGCGCGAGGCGCCGCTGAGCGGCCACCTCTCCTTCGAGCACAGGCTCCGCAACGCGGCCGAGGACCGCTTCTGCTGGTTCCAGACCCGCGCCGCGCCGGTCCGCGACGCGCGGGGTCGAATCGTCGAGTGGCTCGGCACCTCGACCGACATCGACGATCTGCGCCAGCTTCAGGAGCGGCAGCAGGTCATGGTCGCCGAATTGCAGCACCGGACCCGCAACCTGCTCGGCGTCGTCCGCTCCATCGCCAAGCAGACGATGGCCCAGACCGGGCCCGGCGAGACGTTCCGGCAGCGGTTCAACGACCGCCTGTCCGCCCTCTCCCGGGTTCAGGGCCTCCTCTCGCGCTCCGACCAGGAACCGATCACGCTCCGCGCCCTGATCGAGACGGAACTCGCCGCCCTCGATGCCCCGGCCATGCCGGCGCGCATCCGGCTCCACGGGCCCGTGGTGCGGCTGCGCAAGGCGACGGTGCAGACCTTCGCGCTGGCCCTGCACGAGCTCGCCACCAACGCGCTGAAATACGGCGCGCTCACCACGGCGCACGGACGCCTGAGCGTGACGTGGCGGACCTACAGGGCGGACGATGGCGGCGGCCGGCTGCTGGTGGAATGGGTGGAGGAAGGCCTCGTCCGCGGACCGGAGCTGGCGGACGCGCCGCCGCGGGGCGGCTACGGGCGGGAGCTGATCGAGCACGCCCTGCCCTACGCCCTGAAGGCGACGACCAGCTACGAACTCGGCGCCACGGCGCTACATTGCTCGATCAACATCCCGCTCCCCGAGGGAGAAGCCGCAGGCAACCCCGCATGA
- a CDS encoding YciE/YciF ferroxidase family protein, with protein sequence MSAPDSLKEVYLDEMQDLWSANDQMVRAVQELGGQVSDANLKRMLEQSVGGIRKHTDVLKSLIQANGGETRPEHCKGMEGLVAEALKHGIKEASPDGRLRDVAIIAQYQRMSHYGLAGFGSAAAYAKALGRTEDASKLKQAVDEIYKGDAAASQLAEAVERAAA encoded by the coding sequence ATGTCGGCACCCGACAGCCTGAAAGAGGTCTATCTCGACGAGATGCAGGATCTCTGGTCGGCGAACGACCAGATGGTCCGGGCCGTGCAGGAGCTCGGCGGGCAGGTCAGCGACGCCAACCTGAAGCGGATGCTCGAGCAGTCCGTGGGCGGGATCCGGAAGCACACCGACGTCCTGAAGAGCCTGATCCAGGCCAATGGTGGCGAGACCCGGCCGGAGCACTGCAAGGGCATGGAGGGCCTCGTCGCCGAGGCGCTGAAGCACGGGATCAAGGAGGCCTCGCCCGACGGCCGGCTGCGCGACGTGGCGATCATCGCGCAGTATCAGCGCATGTCGCATTACGGCCTCGCCGGATTCGGCTCGGCGGCCGCCTACGCCAAGGCCCTCGGCCGCACCGAGGACGCGTCCAAGCTGAAGCAGGCGGTGGACGAGATCTACAAGGGCGACGCGGCCGCGAGCCAGCTCGCTGAGGCGGTGGAGCGCGCCGCGGCCTGA
- a CDS encoding DUF3016 domain-containing protein, protein MRTRLAGGLATLAVAAALSVTGPFAAPVQAQVRGQVNVRYAAPDRFTDAENRFGSGQPLRVTLAELTRIFTDLGAARLRPDERLDITVLDVDLAGFDRPGFATPTDLRVVTDVTPPRIRLAYSLRRGGRVVAQGEDTVTDINFLLTSNPRFSTGALYYERQILRDWFARRFPEPAGRG, encoded by the coding sequence ATGCGCACGCGTCTCGCCGGAGGATTGGCCACGCTCGCGGTCGCGGCCGCGCTGTCGGTGACCGGGCCGTTCGCGGCCCCGGTTCAGGCGCAGGTGCGGGGACAGGTGAACGTGCGCTACGCCGCGCCGGACCGGTTCACCGATGCCGAGAACCGTTTCGGCTCCGGGCAGCCGCTCCGGGTCACGCTGGCCGAGTTGACCCGGATCTTCACGGATCTCGGCGCCGCGCGGCTCCGCCCGGACGAGCGCCTCGACATCACCGTGCTCGACGTCGACCTCGCCGGCTTCGACCGGCCCGGCTTCGCGACCCCGACCGACCTGCGGGTCGTGACGGACGTCACGCCGCCGCGGATCCGCCTCGCCTACAGCCTGCGTCGCGGCGGTCGCGTCGTGGCGCAGGGCGAGGACACGGTGACGGACATCAACTTCTTGCTGACGTCCAACCCGCGCTTCTCCACCGGTGCCCTCTACTACGAGCGGCAGATCCTGCGCGACTGGTTCGCCCGGCGCTTCCCGGAGCCCGCGGGCCGCGGCTAG
- a CDS encoding adenylosuccinate synthase, whose translation MAFKPKSAAETKARDLGLALARIAEEAGMPANIGVDRLRRASPRLTPLAVGQMVRRERDTVEATLAERGLALVDYSDQGPGRGMEFVIDAAA comes from the coding sequence ATGGCGTTCAAGCCGAAATCCGCCGCCGAGACCAAGGCGCGCGACCTGGGGCTCGCCCTGGCCCGGATCGCCGAGGAGGCAGGCATGCCGGCCAATATCGGCGTCGACCGCTTGCGGCGCGCGAGCCCCCGACTGACCCCGCTGGCGGTGGGTCAGATGGTGCGCCGGGAGCGGGACACCGTCGAGGCGACCCTGGCCGAGCGCGGCTTGGCGCTCGTCGACTATTCCGATCAGGGGCCGGGTCGCGGGATGGAATTCGTCATCGACGCGGCGGCCTGA
- a CDS encoding DUF6894 family protein, translating to MPTRLYRFHCTDGHELVTDLRGSRFPNAAQVRAHAERVALALMERVVERFDWSGWQVEVYDAKGRRVWIRAFPDVSVDRQAA from the coding sequence ATGCCGACGCGGCTTTACCGGTTCCACTGCACGGACGGCCACGAGTTGGTGACCGACCTGCGCGGCAGCCGGTTCCCCAACGCGGCGCAAGTGCGGGCCCATGCCGAGCGGGTCGCGCTCGCGCTGATGGAGCGGGTCGTGGAGCGGTTCGACTGGTCGGGCTGGCAGGTCGAGGTCTACGACGCCAAGGGGCGCCGGGTCTGGATCCGGGCCTTCCCGGACGTGAGCGTCGACAGGCAGGCCGCCTGA
- a CDS encoding MucR family transcriptional regulator, translated as MNETFDETANTLAVMTAELVAAYVSNNPVPAAELPALIVRVHGAISGLVAGTPKAEAGAAAQVDVEKPSATQIRKSVRHDGIVSFIDGKLYKTLKRHLASHGLDPRSYRDSYGLPTDYPMVAPGYAEQRSALAKAIGLGQPGAMARRGGSDR; from the coding sequence ATGAATGAGACCTTCGATGAGACAGCCAACACCTTGGCCGTTATGACCGCCGAGCTTGTCGCCGCCTACGTGTCGAACAATCCGGTGCCGGCCGCGGAACTGCCGGCGCTGATCGTGCGGGTGCACGGCGCGATCAGCGGGCTCGTCGCCGGGACGCCGAAGGCGGAGGCCGGCGCGGCCGCGCAGGTCGATGTCGAGAAGCCGAGCGCGACCCAGATCCGCAAGTCGGTCCGGCACGACGGGATCGTCAGCTTCATCGACGGCAAGCTCTACAAGACCCTGAAGCGCCACTTGGCCAGCCACGGCCTGGATCCGCGCAGCTACCGCGACAGCTACGGCCTGCCGACCGACTACCCGATGGTCGCGCCCGGTTACGCCGAGCAGCGCTCCGCCCTCGCCAAGGCGATCGGCCTGGGCCAGCCCGGCGCCATGGCGCGGCGCGGCGGCTCGGACCGCTGA
- a CDS encoding GAF domain-containing protein, protein MDERSLDPASGLARACRRLASARALEDIVAILRETAREIAGSDGIAVVLREGDASFYAAEDAIEPLWRGRRFPLTSCISGHAMLDDATIVVPDIESDPRVPLALYRLTSMRSLVMVPIGSPEPVAALGAYWCASVIPDDATVHRLEELARQAAAAVARTRPVKS, encoded by the coding sequence ATGGATGAACGCTCCCTGGATCCCGCCTCGGGTCTGGCTCGGGCCTGTCGCCGTCTGGCGTCCGCCCGTGCCCTGGAGGACATCGTCGCGATCCTTCGCGAGACCGCGCGGGAGATTGCCGGCTCCGACGGCATCGCCGTGGTGCTGCGCGAGGGCGACGCCTCCTTCTACGCCGCCGAGGATGCCATCGAGCCGCTGTGGCGCGGCCGCAGGTTTCCGCTGACGTCGTGCATCTCGGGGCACGCGATGCTCGACGACGCGACCATCGTGGTGCCGGACATCGAGTCCGATCCCCGGGTGCCGCTCGCCCTCTACCGCCTGACCTCGATGCGCAGCCTCGTGATGGTGCCGATCGGCTCGCCCGAGCCCGTCGCCGCGCTCGGCGCCTACTGGTGCGCCTCGGTCATCCCGGACGACGCGACGGTCCACCGGCTCGAGGAGCTGGCCCGGCAAGCGGCGGCCGCCGTGGCGCGGACGCGTCCGGTGAAGTCGTAG
- a CDS encoding outer membrane protein codes for MIKKLLLASAATALLTGAASAADLPRRAAPPPVFTPVPVFTWTGAYFGINAGYAFDASDRNTGNTFAVPFPYAAPGTVASFRNRSQDGFSGGGQIGYNWQITPGSGLVIGVEADAQYLDFGRNRNNAFVSGAVAPGYYLTDPRGLSSLDFFGTVRGRLGYAFDRTLVYGTGGFAYGSGSADRSFGGFAGNDSFRTGWAAGGGIEYALPTDSFLNFFRSSAVTLKVEGLYVNLDRGTRNQGAFVINAANNFPVVYSGVGRRSDEFAVVRAGLNYKFGSY; via the coding sequence ATGATCAAGAAGCTTCTTCTCGCGAGCGCCGCCACGGCCCTCCTGACCGGCGCCGCCTCGGCCGCCGACCTGCCGCGCCGCGCCGCCCCGCCGCCGGTGTTCACCCCCGTCCCGGTGTTCACCTGGACCGGCGCCTACTTCGGTATCAACGCCGGCTACGCCTTCGACGCCAGCGACCGCAACACCGGCAACACCTTCGCCGTCCCCTTCCCGTACGCCGCCCCCGGCACCGTCGCCTCCTTCCGCAACCGCAGCCAGGACGGCTTCTCCGGCGGTGGCCAGATCGGCTACAACTGGCAGATCACCCCCGGCTCCGGCCTCGTGATCGGTGTCGAGGCCGACGCCCAGTACCTCGACTTCGGCCGTAACCGGAACAACGCCTTCGTCTCCGGCGCCGTCGCCCCCGGCTACTACCTCACCGACCCGCGCGGCCTCTCCAGCCTCGACTTCTTCGGCACCGTCCGCGGCCGCCTCGGCTACGCCTTCGACCGCACCCTCGTGTACGGCACCGGCGGCTTCGCCTACGGCTCGGGCAGCGCCGACCGCTCCTTCGGCGGCTTCGCCGGCAACGACAGCTTCCGCACCGGCTGGGCCGCCGGCGGCGGCATCGAGTACGCCCTGCCGACCGACTCGTTCCTGAACTTCTTCCGCTCCTCGGCGGTGACGCTCAAGGTCGAAGGTCTGTACGTCAACCTCGACCGCGGCACCCGCAACCAGGGCGCGTTCGTCATCAACGCCGCCAACAACTTCCCGGTCGTCTACAGCGGCGTCGGTCGCCGCTCCGACGAGTTCGCCGTCGTCCGCGCCGGCCTGAACTACAAGTTCGGCTCCTACTGA
- a CDS encoding VOC family protein, with amino-acid sequence MPPLNAILETALYVADLDRAEAFYRDTMGLRCLFSDFRMRAFDVGGRGVLLLFPEGGSLQPIETPGGLIPPHDGRGPAHIAFSIDAGALAPWEDHLAAAGVAVEGRTRWPRGGVSVYFRDPDGHLLELATPGLWKGY; translated from the coding sequence GTGCCCCCGCTCAACGCCATCCTGGAGACGGCGCTGTACGTCGCCGACCTCGACCGCGCCGAGGCCTTCTACCGCGACACGATGGGATTGCGCTGCCTCTTCAGCGACTTCCGCATGCGCGCCTTCGACGTCGGCGGCCGCGGCGTCCTCCTGCTCTTCCCGGAGGGTGGGTCCCTGCAGCCGATCGAGACGCCGGGCGGTCTCATCCCGCCCCATGACGGCCGCGGCCCGGCCCATATCGCGTTCTCGATCGACGCCGGCGCCCTCGCGCCCTGGGAGGATCATCTCGCGGCCGCCGGCGTGGCCGTCGAGGGCCGCACCCGCTGGCCGCGGGGCGGCGTCAGCGTCTACTTCCGCGACCCGGACGGGCACCTGCTCGAGCTGGCCACACCCGGCCTCTGGAAGGGCTACTGA
- a CDS encoding MFS transporter: MTGSLDEAALERSAMRRIGWRLVPFLILAYFVSFLDRVNVGFAAIQMNHDVGLSATVFGWGAGIFFLGYFLMEIPSNLMLERFGARLWIARIMATWGLISAAMALVQGPWSFIGLRFLLGLAEAGFFPGVILYLTYWFPSAYRARIIGIFMISIPISSFLGSPISGALLNVTGFGLAGWQWLFILEGLPAVFLAVAVLWFLPDGPRDAEWLPAAERDWLERQLRAEAARNTRSGQPAKPPLWDILRDRRLALFAAIYFGSTASSYGLSFWTPQIVKSFGLGNVETGLLNSIPYGFASLAMVLWGRHSDRTAERRWHLALSFLILALGLAGGTVLSGLGPVVAALTIAAMGVYMLKGPFWALATEQMPPATAAASIAAINAVGNLGGFLGPYLIGAIKDGIGSFTLSLLPLVVFALLSAALSLVPGRAPHPDQGAPRPSTV, from the coding sequence ATGACAGGCTCCTTGGACGAGGCCGCCCTGGAACGCTCGGCGATGCGCAGGATCGGCTGGCGGCTCGTGCCGTTCCTGATCCTCGCCTACTTCGTCTCGTTCCTGGACCGCGTGAATGTCGGCTTCGCGGCGATCCAGATGAACCACGATGTCGGCCTGTCGGCGACCGTGTTCGGCTGGGGCGCCGGCATCTTCTTCCTCGGCTACTTCCTGATGGAGATCCCCAGCAACCTGATGCTGGAGCGCTTCGGGGCGCGGCTGTGGATCGCCCGGATCATGGCGACCTGGGGGCTGATCTCCGCCGCCATGGCGCTGGTGCAGGGGCCGTGGTCGTTCATCGGCCTGCGCTTCCTGCTGGGGCTCGCCGAGGCCGGCTTCTTCCCCGGCGTGATCCTCTACCTCACCTACTGGTTCCCCTCCGCCTACCGGGCGCGGATCATCGGGATCTTCATGATCTCGATCCCGATCTCGTCGTTCCTCGGCTCGCCGATCTCCGGCGCGCTGCTCAACGTGACGGGGTTCGGCCTCGCCGGCTGGCAGTGGCTGTTCATCCTCGAGGGCCTGCCGGCGGTGTTCCTGGCCGTCGCGGTCCTGTGGTTCCTGCCGGACGGGCCGCGGGACGCCGAGTGGCTGCCGGCGGCCGAGCGGGACTGGCTGGAGCGGCAGCTCCGCGCCGAGGCGGCGCGCAACACCCGCAGCGGCCAGCCCGCGAAGCCGCCGCTCTGGGACATCCTGCGCGACCGGCGGCTCGCCCTCTTCGCGGCGATCTATTTCGGCTCGACGGCGAGCAGCTACGGGCTTTCGTTCTGGACGCCGCAGATCGTCAAGAGCTTCGGCCTCGGCAACGTCGAGACCGGGCTTCTGAACAGCATCCCGTACGGGTTCGCGTCCCTGGCGATGGTCCTCTGGGGCCGGCACAGCGACCGGACCGCCGAGCGGCGCTGGCACCTCGCGCTCTCGTTCCTGATCCTGGCGCTGGGTCTCGCGGGCGGCACGGTCCTCTCGGGGCTCGGCCCGGTCGTGGCGGCGCTGACGATCGCCGCGATGGGCGTCTACATGCTCAAGGGCCCGTTCTGGGCGCTCGCGACCGAGCAGATGCCGCCCGCCACGGCGGCGGCGAGCATCGCGGCCATCAACGCGGTCGGCAATCTCGGCGGCTTCCTCGGCCCCTACCTGATCGGCGCGATCAAGGACGGGATCGGCAGCTTCACCCTGAGCCTTCTGCCGCTGGTGGTCTTCGCCCTGCTCTCGGCCGCCCTGTCGCTGGTGCCGGGCCGTGCCCCGCACCCGGACCAGGGCGCGCCGCGGCCGTCGACCGTCTGA
- a CDS encoding ABC transporter substrate-binding protein, whose amino-acid sequence MLNRRSFMALSGAALAAPALAQGSAARTLKFIPQADLTVLDPIWTTAYVTRNHGLAVFDTLYGTDAGYAAQPQMVAGHTVENDGKLWRLTLRPGLTFHDGSPVLARDCVASVARWGKRDAMGQTLMAYTDELSAPDDRTIQFRLKKPFALLPDALGKVGSSICAIMPERLARTDPFTQVTEMVGSGPFRFKADERVVGARVVYERFAGYVPREGGEPQWTSGPKRVFVDRVEWHVIPDQATAASAMQTGELDWWEQPPADLVPTLGGLTTRITDPTGLIGCLRMNQLQPPFDNPAIRQVLLKVVEQTDFMQAVTGTDPKLIHVPTGFFCPGLPMASDVGLDVLTRKRDYAGAKAALAAAGYKGEKVVLMGASDFPSLKALADVAADMLTRAGFNVDYQVMDWGSVVQRRAKKEPVAQGGWSAFCTFWAGLDQANPAVSAFLRGTGQSAAIGWPTSEKIEALRDQWLDAPDTAARKRLAGALQEQAFVDLPYLPLGQYFNQTSYKPSLTGVLDGVPVFWNVKKG is encoded by the coding sequence ATGCTGAACAGACGATCCTTCATGGCCCTGTCGGGCGCCGCCCTCGCGGCGCCGGCCCTGGCGCAGGGCAGCGCCGCCCGGACGCTCAAGTTCATCCCGCAGGCCGACCTGACGGTGCTCGATCCGATCTGGACGACCGCCTACGTCACCCGGAACCACGGGCTCGCCGTCTTCGACACGCTCTACGGCACCGACGCCGGCTACGCCGCCCAGCCGCAGATGGTGGCGGGCCACACGGTGGAGAACGACGGCAAGCTGTGGCGCCTCACCCTGCGGCCCGGACTGACCTTCCACGACGGCAGCCCGGTGCTGGCCCGCGACTGCGTGGCGAGCGTCGCGCGCTGGGGCAAGCGCGACGCGATGGGCCAGACACTCATGGCCTACACGGACGAGCTCTCGGCCCCGGACGACCGGACGATCCAGTTCCGCCTGAAGAAGCCCTTCGCGCTCCTGCCGGACGCGCTGGGCAAGGTCGGCTCCTCGATCTGCGCCATCATGCCGGAGCGCCTCGCCAGGACCGACCCGTTCACGCAGGTGACCGAGATGGTCGGCAGCGGCCCGTTCCGCTTCAAGGCGGACGAGCGCGTGGTCGGCGCCCGGGTGGTCTACGAGCGCTTCGCCGGCTACGTCCCCCGCGAGGGCGGCGAGCCGCAATGGACCTCGGGCCCGAAGCGCGTCTTCGTCGACCGGGTCGAGTGGCACGTCATCCCCGATCAGGCCACCGCCGCCTCGGCCATGCAGACGGGCGAGTTGGACTGGTGGGAGCAGCCGCCGGCCGATCTCGTCCCGACCCTCGGCGGCCTCACGACGCGGATCACCGATCCGACCGGCCTGATCGGCTGCCTGCGGATGAACCAGCTCCAGCCGCCCTTCGACAATCCGGCGATCCGGCAGGTGCTGCTGAAGGTCGTCGAGCAGACCGACTTCATGCAGGCGGTGACCGGCACCGATCCCAAGCTGATCCACGTGCCGACCGGCTTCTTCTGCCCGGGCCTGCCCATGGCGAGCGATGTCGGCCTCGACGTCCTGACGCGCAAGCGCGACTACGCGGGCGCCAAGGCGGCGCTGGCGGCGGCCGGCTACAAGGGCGAGAAGGTGGTGCTGATGGGCGCCTCGGACTTCCCGAGCCTGAAGGCGCTCGCCGACGTGGCGGCCGACATGCTCACCCGCGCCGGCTTCAACGTCGACTATCAGGTCATGGACTGGGGCTCGGTGGTGCAGCGGCGCGCCAAGAAGGAGCCGGTCGCCCAGGGCGGCTGGAGCGCCTTCTGCACCTTCTGGGCGGGGCTCGACCAGGCGAATCCCGCGGTCAGCGCCTTCCTGCGCGGCACGGGCCAGAGCGCCGCGATCGGCTGGCCCACCAGCGAGAAGATCGAGGCGCTGCGGGACCAGTGGCTGGACGCCCCGGACACCGCCGCGCGCAAGCGACTCGCCGGCGCCCTTCAGGAGCAGGCCTTCGTCGATCTGCCCTACCTGCCCCTCGGGCAGTACTTCAACCAGACCTCGTACAAGCCGTCCCTGACCGGTGTCCTCGACGGCGTGCCGGTGTTCTGGAACGTCAAGAAGGGTTGA
- a CDS encoding PAS domain-containing protein produces MPKTSAPVGQTCFEAFQSALDSADMIGHWAWDPATDRVRVDALVALLFKVDPTAAEAGIPLAIYEGAIHADDRDRVDGLIRRSVAAGSSYVAEYRVIAVDGRTRWVLARGRFTSDHAGRPTGGRGILVDITGLRAREETGGAVAPGTGETPLDRAVEHALAAQEAVAALGDPALKAEADALLMALGRRLARRQIAERRRLLN; encoded by the coding sequence ATGCCCAAGACCAGCGCGCCCGTCGGTCAGACCTGCTTCGAAGCCTTCCAGAGCGCGCTCGATTCCGCCGACATGATCGGACACTGGGCGTGGGATCCCGCGACGGACCGCGTGCGGGTCGATGCCCTGGTGGCCCTCCTGTTCAAGGTCGATCCGACCGCGGCGGAAGCCGGCATCCCGCTGGCGATCTACGAGGGGGCCATCCACGCCGACGACCGCGACCGGGTCGACGGCCTGATCCGCCGCAGCGTCGCGGCGGGGAGCTCCTACGTCGCCGAGTACCGGGTGATCGCCGTCGACGGCCGGACGCGCTGGGTCCTGGCGCGCGGCCGCTTCACCAGCGACCATGCCGGCCGGCCGACGGGCGGGCGCGGGATCCTCGTGGACATCACGGGGCTGCGCGCGCGCGAGGAGACCGGCGGCGCGGTCGCGCCCGGCACCGGCGAGACGCCCCTGGACCGGGCGGTCGAGCACGCCCTCGCGGCGCAGGAGGCCGTCGCGGCGCTGGGCGATCCGGCCCTGAAGGCCGAGGCGGACGCGCTGCTGATGGCGCTGGGGCGGCGGCTGGCCCGGCGGCAAATCGCCGAGCGACGCCGTCTCCTGAACTGA
- a CDS encoding CYTH domain-containing protein gives MAVEIERKFIANPSVLALCRAGTPLVQGYLFTDAANTIRIRRAGERALITWKSQRRGASRDEIEFAIPSEDGAALLATVPPDRRLEKTRYRVAHAGAVWDVDVFGGDLAGLILAEIELEREDQPVVLPPWVEREVTDDARYRNSRLAAGPVPERRAA, from the coding sequence ATGGCTGTCGAGATCGAGCGCAAGTTCATCGCGAACCCGTCGGTTCTGGCGCTGTGCCGGGCGGGGACGCCCCTGGTCCAGGGCTATCTCTTCACCGACGCGGCCAACACGATCCGGATCCGCCGGGCCGGTGAGCGCGCGCTCATCACGTGGAAGAGCCAGCGCCGCGGCGCCAGCCGGGACGAGATCGAGTTCGCCATCCCGTCGGAGGACGGCGCGGCGCTCCTCGCCACCGTGCCGCCCGACCGGCGGCTCGAGAAGACCCGCTACCGGGTCGCGCATGCCGGGGCGGTGTGGGACGTCGACGTGTTCGGCGGGGACCTCGCGGGCCTGATCCTGGCCGAGATCGAACTGGAGCGCGAGGACCAGCCCGTGGTGCTCCCCCCTTGGGTGGAGCGCGAGGTCACCGACGACGCGCGCTACCGCAACTCGCGGCTGGCCGCGGGACCGGTGCCGGAGCGGCGGGCAGCCTAG
- a CDS encoding NUDIX hydrolase, translating into MKKLLRKAHVKPLKQVAALPFRVGADGRIEVLLITSRDTGRWIIPKGWPMAGRKAHQAAEREAYEEAGLEGQIAANPIGRYHYQKRFDHGRAFPCMVRVYPLRVEAQHERWPEQAQRTLQWFPPEEAARLVHEDELQELLTDFAARPVEIRGDGRG; encoded by the coding sequence TTGAAGAAGCTGCTCCGGAAGGCGCATGTCAAACCGCTCAAGCAGGTGGCGGCCCTGCCGTTTCGCGTCGGCGCGGACGGCCGGATCGAGGTTCTGCTGATCACCTCGCGCGATACGGGTCGCTGGATCATCCCGAAGGGCTGGCCGATGGCCGGCCGCAAGGCCCATCAGGCCGCCGAGCGGGAAGCCTACGAGGAGGCGGGGCTCGAGGGGCAGATCGCCGCGAACCCGATCGGCCGGTACCACTACCAGAAGCGCTTCGACCACGGCCGCGCCTTCCCCTGCATGGTGCGCGTCTACCCGCTGCGGGTCGAGGCCCAGCACGAGCGCTGGCCGGAACAGGCGCAGCGCACGCTGCAGTGGTTCCCGCCCGAGGAGGCGGCGCGCCTCGTCCACGAGGACGAGCTCCAGGAACTCCTGACGGATTTCGCGGCGCGGCCGGTCGAGATCCGCGGCGACGGGCGCGGCTGA